One Erythrobacter sp. SDW2 genomic region harbors:
- a CDS encoding AI-2E family transporter → MSERDAPPPPAHDEDPDLGASPSYIDSPVLRLEAYKAMIWVGVVGIAVLAVYISQSLLVIFGGLVFAAMIDGGSRLIGRYLPLPRTVRILMVLLATVMFFVWLTGFAGDQIARQAAELPTIVQGQAEILFNWARANGLGIEVAGLQSILGQVLSGVGTLTRVLSGIAGWATSILLITIIGLYVALEPNLYERGVEWMAPRHQRKNLRITLTRMASTLRRLMAGRLVGMLFEGVFTYLLLTVGGQLIGVGVVPMAALLSILTGLLAFVPNIGAIISGVLMITVGFSGGTEMGLYTVFVYLFVQNFDGYVVVPMIAKKTVDLAPALVLGAQLIMGLLFGILGLFLADPLLAMIKVALERRSERNAELQEAAAQRKLAKLMQGN, encoded by the coding sequence ATGAGCGAACGGGACGCGCCGCCTCCTCCAGCACATGACGAGGACCCCGATCTCGGGGCCAGCCCGTCCTATATCGACAGCCCCGTCCTGCGGCTGGAAGCCTACAAGGCGATGATCTGGGTCGGCGTCGTCGGTATTGCGGTCCTCGCAGTCTATATCTCGCAGTCGCTGCTGGTGATTTTCGGCGGGCTGGTGTTCGCAGCGATGATCGATGGCGGTTCGCGGTTGATCGGTCGCTACCTTCCCCTGCCCCGCACCGTACGTATCCTGATGGTGTTGCTGGCCACAGTCATGTTCTTCGTCTGGCTGACCGGGTTCGCGGGCGACCAGATCGCCCGCCAGGCCGCCGAACTGCCGACGATCGTGCAGGGCCAGGCGGAAATCCTGTTCAACTGGGCCCGCGCTAACGGACTGGGCATCGAGGTCGCCGGCCTGCAGTCGATCCTCGGCCAGGTGCTGAGCGGCGTCGGTACGCTGACGCGCGTGCTCTCGGGCATCGCCGGATGGGCGACCTCGATTTTGCTGATCACCATCATCGGCCTCTATGTCGCGCTGGAGCCCAATCTTTACGAACGGGGCGTCGAGTGGATGGCCCCACGCCACCAGCGCAAGAATCTGCGCATTACCCTTACCCGCATGGCATCGACCCTGCGCCGGCTGATGGCCGGGCGGCTGGTAGGCATGCTGTTCGAGGGGGTTTTCACCTATCTCCTGCTGACGGTGGGCGGGCAACTGATCGGGGTGGGCGTCGTGCCGATGGCGGCGCTGCTGTCGATCCTGACCGGACTGCTCGCCTTCGTGCCCAACATCGGGGCCATCATATCCGGCGTGCTGATGATCACGGTCGGTTTCTCGGGCGGCACGGAGATGGGTCTCTACACCGTATTCGTCTATTTGTTCGTCCAGAATTTCGACGGCTATGTCGTGGTGCCGATGATCGCCAAGAAGACGGTCGACCTTGCCCCGGCGCTGGTGCTTGGGGCGCAGCTGATCATGGGGCTGCTGTTCGGGATCCTCGGCCTGTTCCTGGCCGACCCGTTGCTGGCGATGATCAAGGTTGCGCTGGAACGACGTTCCGAACGCAATGCCGAACTCCAAGAAGCCGCCGCGCAGCGCAAGCTGGCCAAACTGATGCAAGGGAATTGA
- a CDS encoding DUF3089 domain-containing protein: MARKFLYVIAFFAVIVIAGGFALSIWGRQLTSLALVPSAEFVEQDPLAANAYQDPKMWISRPGMGTKDPARWQPAMQSDRGLVPTPAEPKPEPFAVFFVHPTSYMNRASWNAPLEDSEANNRARLFVRGLASPFNQASEIWAPRYRQATVGAFLTDAPEAQRALDAAYEDVAQAFAFFLDSVGDDVPIVLAGHSQGSLHLLRLLRERVAGQPVEQRVAVVYAIGWPISLEHDLQELPFPACATADQAGCIMSWSTYAEPADPSALFETYAKSVGFDGKPRGQSKILCTNPLTGGIGGEALIERNLGTLVPEADLDGGALVPGAVPARCDRRGLLLIGEPPEMGSYVLPGNNYHVYDIPLFWRNLQADVARRVEAWQKPA, translated from the coding sequence ATGGCGCGCAAGTTCCTCTATGTGATCGCTTTTTTCGCAGTTATCGTGATTGCGGGCGGTTTCGCCCTGAGCATCTGGGGCCGCCAGCTGACATCCCTCGCGCTGGTGCCGAGCGCCGAGTTCGTCGAGCAGGACCCGCTCGCCGCCAATGCCTACCAGGATCCCAAGATGTGGATCTCGCGCCCGGGCATGGGGACCAAGGACCCGGCCCGCTGGCAACCCGCGATGCAGAGCGACCGTGGACTGGTGCCGACCCCGGCAGAACCGAAACCCGAACCGTTTGCCGTATTCTTCGTCCATCCGACCAGCTACATGAACCGCGCCAGCTGGAATGCCCCGCTGGAGGACAGCGAGGCCAATAATCGTGCCCGCCTGTTCGTGCGCGGCCTTGCCAGCCCGTTCAACCAGGCGAGCGAGATCTGGGCCCCGCGCTATCGCCAGGCGACCGTCGGCGCGTTCCTGACCGACGCGCCCGAAGCGCAGCGAGCGCTCGATGCCGCCTATGAGGATGTCGCACAGGCATTCGCCTTCTTCCTCGACAGTGTCGGCGATGACGTGCCGATCGTGCTGGCCGGGCACAGCCAGGGGTCGCTGCACCTGCTGCGGCTTCTTCGCGAGCGGGTTGCCGGGCAGCCGGTCGAGCAGCGGGTCGCCGTGGTCTATGCGATCGGCTGGCCGATCTCGCTCGAGCATGATCTGCAGGAGCTGCCTTTCCCCGCCTGCGCCACGGCTGATCAGGCCGGTTGCATCATGAGCTGGTCGACCTACGCCGAACCGGCCGACCCGAGTGCGCTCTTCGAAACCTATGCCAAGTCCGTCGGTTTCGACGGCAAGCCGCGCGGGCAGAGCAAGATTCTCTGCACCAATCCGCTGACCGGCGGCATCGGCGGTGAGGCGCTGATCGAGCGCAATCTGGGTACGCTGGTACCCGAGGCCGACCTTGACGGCGGCGCGCTCGTTCCCGGCGCGGTGCCTGCCCGCTGCGACCGGCGCGGGCTGCTGCTGATCGGCGAGCCGCCGGAAATGGGCTCCTACGTGCTGCCGGGCAACAATTACCATGTGTACGACATCCCGCTGTTCTGGCGGAACCTGCAAGCGGACGTCGCCCGCCGGGTCGAGGCATGGCAGAAGCCAGCCTGA
- the ruvX gene encoding Holliday junction resolvase RuvX: protein MAEASLITESALEFGDALPEGGALLALDLGTKTIGTATADAGWRFATAGKTIPRGRFGKDRAKLEEIVRERAIRGLVLGLPRNMDGSEGPRAQASRAYARNLAGAFALPVLLWDERWSTQSAEAAMIGQDMSRAKRAERIDSHAAAVFLQGAIDALAGGGLSTAL, encoded by the coding sequence ATGGCAGAAGCCAGCCTGATCACCGAGAGCGCGCTGGAGTTCGGCGACGCGCTACCCGAAGGCGGCGCATTGCTGGCGCTTGACCTCGGCACCAAGACCATCGGCACCGCCACGGCCGATGCCGGATGGCGCTTTGCCACGGCGGGCAAGACCATCCCGCGCGGGCGTTTCGGCAAGGACCGGGCCAAGCTGGAAGAGATCGTCCGCGAACGGGCGATCCGGGGCCTTGTCCTCGGATTGCCGCGCAATATGGACGGCAGCGAGGGGCCGCGCGCGCAGGCCAGCCGCGCCTATGCCCGCAACCTCGCCGGCGCCTTCGCCCTGCCCGTGCTGCTGTGGGACGAGCGCTGGTCGACCCAGAGCGCCGAGGCGGCGATGATCGGGCAGGACATGAGCCGCGCCAAGCGCGCGGAGCGGATCGACAGCCATGCCGCCGCAGTGTTCCTGCAAGGCGCGATCGACGCGCTGGCGGGTGGCGGCCTCAGCACTGCCTTGTAA
- a CDS encoding PaaI family thioesterase codes for MSFVFDPARAAKFVLGHGHSGWLGLQFRGHGDDWAELELPWREDLIGESDRPVLASGPIISLLDMASGLAIWTRIKNFQAVATLDLRVDYQRPARERHNVIGRVECYRLTRSAAFVRGVAHDGDPDDPVAHMAGVFMSIPGVSRDGK; via the coding sequence ATGAGTTTCGTCTTCGATCCCGCGCGCGCTGCCAAATTCGTGCTCGGCCACGGCCATTCCGGTTGGCTGGGGCTGCAGTTTCGCGGTCATGGCGATGACTGGGCCGAGCTGGAGCTGCCGTGGCGAGAGGATCTGATCGGCGAGAGCGACCGTCCCGTTCTCGCCTCAGGCCCGATCATCAGCCTGCTCGACATGGCCAGCGGGCTTGCCATCTGGACCCGGATTAAGAACTTCCAGGCCGTCGCCACGCTGGACCTCAGGGTCGACTACCAGCGCCCGGCGCGCGAGCGGCACAATGTCATCGGCCGCGTCGAATGCTATCGCCTGACAAGGTCCGCAGCCTTCGTACGCGGCGTGGCGCATGATGGCGATCCGGACGATCCGGTGGCGCATATGGCCGGCGTGTTCATGTCGATCCCGGGGGTCTCGCGCGATGGCAAGTGA
- a CDS encoding PaaI family thioesterase, with the protein MASEALQLTPYARSLGIAVDGMEDGAPVLRAGGEEFTEGRPGVYHGGAISGLLETAGYAALRLALDEAGRTARLKPINITVQFLAPAKAARLYAKARILKLGRRNANIEVECWQDDRDRPRATAVMNVLLAEPEA; encoded by the coding sequence ATGGCAAGTGAGGCGCTGCAACTAACCCCCTATGCCCGTTCGCTCGGCATCGCCGTTGACGGGATGGAGGACGGCGCGCCCGTCTTGCGCGCCGGCGGCGAGGAATTCACCGAGGGGCGTCCAGGCGTCTATCACGGCGGGGCCATCAGCGGGCTGCTGGAGACCGCCGGCTATGCCGCGCTGCGGCTGGCGCTGGACGAGGCGGGGCGCACGGCGCGGCTCAAGCCGATCAACATCACCGTCCAGTTTCTCGCCCCCGCCAAGGCCGCGCGGCTCTATGCCAAGGCGCGCATCCTCAAGCTGGGCCGCCGCAATGCCAATATCGAGGTCGAGTGCTGGCAGGACGACCGCGACCGGCCCCGGGCCACAGCGGTGATGAACGTGCTGCTGGCGGAGCCAGAGGCCTAG
- a CDS encoding transglycosylase domain-containing protein has product MRGASGKPEGAYAGYFAQGEPAGAVLPDEEEWEDRISRIEDAVALEERKRQKWWQRAFWLGRRKRWWAVRAVSAMLLLFFLTVGFLAVTTPLSKSLEPVVPPQLTILAADGTPIARNGAITDAPVEVAKLPPHVVEAFISIEDRRFYSHWGVDPRGIARAAWTGVGGGSTITQQLAKFTFLTPERSLTRKAREMLIAFWLEAWLSKDQILERYLSNTYFGDNVYGLRAASLHYFYRQPEKLTTAQAAMLAGLVQAPSALRPTKHYERAEKRMRLVLGSMVAAGYLTEQEADLPSPRLDVRTRNELPTGTYFADWALPILRQGSERSYEAQTITTTLDARLQGIATRIVQRAGLGGAQAALVAMRPNGEVVAMVGGKDYRKSPFNRATQAQRQPGSTFKTFVYLAALKAGAEPSDPIDNSEITEGGYRPKNAAGRYSDTLTLEEAFARSSNVAAVRLYQSVGDEAVIATARELGITSTLTPGDPSVALGTASMTLLELTSAYAGIAGNAFPVKPTPLPVAQQGWWDWMWNGPESYPGRVSEDMAQMLRRAVNAGTGRAAMLPIANFGKTGTSQDNRDALFVGWAGDLVVGVWIGNDDNTPLNGIYGGGMPARMWRDFMLQATGKAPAATRPKADPSGPVEPLDIPPPEEFELPEGLRIEEDGVRVDTDIGGVPIDVRIGPEGVNVQPGRREEEPEPEPQR; this is encoded by the coding sequence ATGCGGGGCGCTTCGGGGAAGCCGGAGGGTGCCTATGCGGGCTATTTCGCGCAAGGCGAGCCTGCAGGCGCGGTGCTTCCCGACGAGGAGGAGTGGGAAGACCGCATCAGCCGCATCGAAGATGCGGTCGCGCTGGAAGAGCGCAAGCGGCAGAAGTGGTGGCAGCGGGCCTTCTGGCTCGGGCGGCGCAAGCGCTGGTGGGCGGTCCGCGCGGTCTCGGCCATGCTACTGCTGTTCTTCCTGACGGTCGGCTTCCTCGCGGTCACCACGCCGCTGAGCAAATCGCTCGAACCCGTGGTGCCGCCGCAACTGACGATCCTCGCCGCCGACGGCACGCCGATTGCCCGCAACGGGGCCATTACCGATGCCCCGGTCGAGGTGGCCAAGCTGCCGCCGCATGTGGTCGAGGCGTTCATCTCGATCGAGGACCGGCGCTTCTACAGCCACTGGGGCGTCGATCCGCGCGGCATCGCGCGTGCCGCCTGGACCGGGGTCGGCGGCGGCAGCACGATTACCCAGCAACTCGCCAAGTTCACATTCCTGACGCCGGAACGCAGCCTGACGCGCAAGGCGCGCGAGATGCTGATCGCCTTCTGGCTCGAGGCCTGGCTGAGCAAGGACCAGATCCTCGAACGCTATCTGTCCAACACCTATTTCGGTGACAATGTGTACGGCCTGCGCGCGGCGAGCCTGCATTATTTCTACCGCCAGCCGGAGAAGCTGACGACCGCACAGGCGGCGATGCTGGCAGGCCTGGTTCAGGCACCGTCTGCACTTCGACCGACAAAGCATTACGAACGCGCGGAAAAGCGGATGCGGCTGGTGCTCGGTTCCATGGTTGCGGCGGGTTACCTGACCGAGCAGGAGGCGGACCTGCCATCGCCCAGGCTCGATGTGCGGACCAGGAACGAGCTGCCGACGGGCACCTATTTCGCCGACTGGGCGCTGCCGATCCTGCGGCAGGGGTCGGAACGCAGCTACGAAGCGCAGACGATCACCACCACGCTCGACGCGCGGCTGCAGGGGATCGCGACGCGGATCGTGCAGCGTGCAGGGTTGGGCGGAGCGCAGGCGGCGCTGGTGGCGATGCGGCCCAACGGCGAGGTCGTGGCGATGGTCGGTGGCAAGGATTATCGCAAGAGCCCGTTCAACCGCGCGACCCAGGCACAGCGCCAGCCGGGTTCGACCTTCAAGACCTTCGTCTATCTCGCCGCACTCAAGGCCGGGGCCGAGCCGAGCGATCCGATCGACAACAGCGAGATCACGGAAGGTGGCTATCGGCCCAAGAACGCCGCCGGCCGCTACTCCGATACGCTGACGCTGGAGGAGGCTTTTGCCCGTTCCAGCAATGTCGCGGCGGTGCGGCTCTACCAGTCCGTCGGGGACGAAGCGGTGATCGCCACCGCGCGTGAACTCGGCATCACCAGCACGCTCACCCCCGGAGATCCCAGCGTAGCGCTGGGCACGGCCAGCATGACGCTGCTCGAACTGACTTCCGCCTATGCCGGGATTGCGGGAAATGCCTTCCCGGTCAAGCCGACGCCGCTGCCGGTGGCGCAACAGGGCTGGTGGGACTGGATGTGGAACGGGCCGGAAAGCTACCCCGGCCGGGTCAGCGAGGACATGGCGCAAATGCTCCGCCGCGCGGTCAATGCCGGGACCGGGCGTGCGGCAATGCTGCCGATTGCCAACTTCGGCAAGACCGGCACCAGCCAGGACAACCGCGATGCGCTGTTCGTCGGTTGGGCGGGCGATCTGGTGGTGGGCGTGTGGATCGGCAATGACGACAACACCCCGCTGAACGGCATTTACGGCGGCGGCATGCCTGCGCGGATGTGGCGGGACTTCATGCTCCAGGCGACCGGCAAGGCGCCTGCGGCTACGCGGCCCAAGGCTGACCCGTCTGGCCCGGTGGAGCCGCTCGATATACCGCCGCCGGAGGAATTCGAACTGCCCGAAGGTCTGCGGATCGAGGAAGATGGCGTGAGGGTGGACACCGACATCGGGGGCGTGCCGATCGATGTGCGGATCGGGCCGGAAGGCGTCAATGTGCAGCCCGGTCGCCGCGAGGAAGAGCCGGAGCCGGAGCCGCAGCGCTAG
- the cobS gene encoding cobaltochelatase subunit CobS, translating to MNDMTDKSFEPSAKTTLAAPDTTIDVRETFGIDIDWQVPAFSKADERVPDLDANYVFDPDTTLAILAGFAHNRRVMVQGYHGTGKSTHIEQVAARLNWPCIRINLDAHISRIDLIGRDAIVLRDGLQVTEFREGLLPWALQHPVALVFDEYDAGRPDVMFVIQRVLETEGKLTLLDQNRVIRPDPNFRLFATANTVGLGDTSGLYHGTQQINQGQMDRWNIVVGLNYLPAETEQAIISAKNPGTDPKTVADMVKVADLTRQGFINGDISTVMSPRTVITWAQNAAIFKDVGFAFRLSFLNKCDEAERMLVAEYYQRVFGVDLPESVVGKG from the coding sequence ATGAACGATATGACCGACAAGAGCTTCGAGCCTTCCGCCAAGACCACGCTTGCCGCGCCCGACACCACGATCGATGTGCGCGAGACCTTCGGCATCGATATCGACTGGCAGGTCCCCGCCTTCAGCAAGGCGGACGAACGCGTGCCCGATCTCGACGCGAACTACGTGTTCGACCCGGACACCACGCTGGCGATCCTGGCCGGCTTCGCCCACAACCGCCGCGTCATGGTGCAGGGCTATCACGGCACCGGCAAGTCGACCCATATCGAACAGGTCGCGGCCCGCCTCAACTGGCCTTGCATCCGCATCAATCTCGACGCGCATATCAGCCGTATCGACCTGATCGGCCGTGATGCCATCGTGCTGCGTGACGGGCTCCAGGTGACCGAATTCCGCGAAGGTCTGCTGCCCTGGGCGCTGCAGCATCCGGTGGCGCTGGTGTTCGACGAATATGACGCCGGCCGCCCGGACGTGATGTTCGTGATCCAGCGCGTGCTGGAAACCGAGGGCAAGCTGACCCTGCTCGACCAGAACCGGGTGATCCGGCCCGATCCGAACTTCCGCCTGTTCGCCACCGCCAACACGGTCGGCCTCGGCGATACCTCGGGCCTCTATCACGGCACGCAGCAGATCAACCAGGGCCAGATGGACCGCTGGAACATCGTCGTCGGGCTCAACTATCTGCCCGCCGAAACCGAGCAGGCGATCATCTCGGCCAAGAATCCGGGCACCGACCCCAAGACCGTGGCCGATATGGTCAAGGTCGCCGACCTGACCCGCCAGGGCTTCATCAACGGCGATATCTCGACCGTGATGAGCCCGCGCACCGTCATCACCTGGGCGCAGAACGCGGCGATCTTCAAGGACGTCGGCTTCGCCTTCCGCCTGAGCTTCCTCAACAAATGCGACGAGGCCGAGCGGATGCTGGTGGCCGAATACTACCAGCGCGTGTTCGGGGTGGACTTGCCTGAAAGTGTTGTCGGCAAGGGGTAG
- a CDS encoding oxygenase MpaB family protein — translation MPPPSPSEFLRQQLVGRVRAVFNDVSAGQEPVPVSDEALFERDSPIRLVHADVVGMMVGGIRSLLLQMLHPQALQGVLDHSNFREDMHGRLRRTARFIAITTFGHRDEAMKAIERVNRIHARVTGTLPDGRPYVATDPRTLAWVHVAEAQSFLAAYLRHVRPDMPGHEQDEYYRQFAVIARALGADPVPLDRNEAELLFRELRQHLQARPEAREIARLVLSQKPQGAPVAVQAVMGAEAVTLLPSFARSMLGLERPGIGALPARAATWGMGKTLRWAFRQN, via the coding sequence ATGCCGCCTCCGTCACCCAGCGAATTCCTGCGACAGCAGCTCGTCGGGCGGGTGCGCGCGGTGTTCAACGATGTGTCTGCCGGACAGGAACCCGTGCCGGTCAGCGACGAGGCGCTGTTCGAGAGAGATTCGCCGATCCGGCTGGTCCACGCCGATGTCGTCGGCATGATGGTGGGCGGCATCCGCAGCCTGCTGTTGCAAATGCTCCATCCGCAAGCGCTGCAGGGCGTGCTCGACCACTCGAACTTCCGCGAGGATATGCACGGTCGCTTGCGGCGGACGGCGCGGTTCATCGCCATCACCACCTTCGGCCACCGCGACGAGGCGATGAAAGCGATCGAACGGGTCAACCGGATCCACGCCCGGGTAACTGGCACGCTGCCGGACGGCAGGCCCTATGTCGCGACCGATCCGCGCACGCTCGCCTGGGTTCATGTGGCCGAGGCGCAGAGCTTCCTCGCCGCCTATCTGCGCCATGTCCGCCCCGATATGCCGGGCCATGAGCAGGACGAATACTACCGCCAGTTCGCGGTCATCGCGCGGGCGCTGGGGGCCGATCCGGTCCCGCTCGATCGCAACGAGGCGGAGCTGCTTTTCCGCGAGCTGCGGCAGCATTTGCAGGCGCGGCCGGAAGCCCGCGAGATCGCCCGGCTCGTGCTCAGCCAGAAGCCGCAGGGCGCACCGGTAGCGGTGCAAGCCGTCATGGGAGCGGAAGCGGTCACGCTGCTGCCGTCCTTCGCCCGCTCGATGCTGGGGCTGGAGCGGCCCGGCATCGGCGCGCTTCCCGCGCGCGCGGCGACCTGGGGCATGGGCAAGACGCTGCGCTGGGCTTTCCGGCAGAACTAG
- a CDS encoding helix-turn-helix domain-containing protein: MKLPKETITHGKWYGDACGTAFAMEMVGERWSLLVVRELMLGPRRFSDLRASLPGISAKVLTERLGSLEEAGVLARKQLPPPAKVQVYELTQWGYAAEALIQEAGRWAAQSSAHDPTLPLSPVSLMLSMRTMVDHARIDEFAGQRIGFVIGEDSFVAEPGEGRLPIRRAEIAGADAVFHAPVAAVLAGGIYAGVPWDELEREAGLRIDGDRDLALRYVTLFSLPEPLA; encoded by the coding sequence ATGAAGTTACCAAAAGAAACTATCACCCACGGTAAATGGTATGGCGATGCCTGCGGAACGGCGTTCGCCATGGAAATGGTGGGCGAGCGGTGGTCGCTCCTCGTCGTTCGCGAACTGATGCTCGGGCCGCGCCGTTTTTCCGACCTGCGCGCCAGCCTGCCCGGAATTTCGGCCAAGGTGCTGACCGAACGGCTCGGATCGCTGGAGGAAGCCGGGGTGCTTGCCCGCAAGCAGTTGCCGCCGCCGGCGAAAGTGCAGGTCTATGAACTCACCCAATGGGGCTACGCCGCTGAAGCGCTGATCCAGGAGGCCGGACGCTGGGCGGCGCAGTCGAGCGCGCACGATCCGACCTTGCCGCTGTCGCCGGTGTCGCTGATGCTGTCGATGCGCACCATGGTCGATCATGCTCGGATCGACGAATTCGCCGGCCAGCGGATCGGCTTCGTCATCGGGGAGGACAGTTTCGTGGCGGAGCCGGGCGAAGGCCGGTTGCCGATCAGGCGTGCAGAAATCGCCGGTGCCGACGCGGTTTTCCATGCCCCTGTCGCAGCCGTACTCGCGGGCGGGATCTACGCGGGCGTGCCGTGGGACGAGCTCGAGCGCGAGGCCGGTCTGCGGATCGATGGCGACCGCGATCTGGCGCTGCGATATGTCACGCTTTTCAGCCTGCCGGAACCGCTCGCCTAG
- a CDS encoding DUF1428 domain-containing protein: protein MYIQGFLVPVPADKKDAYREVAEKFWPIARDYGCTAHVEAWEADIKDGQHTDFRRAVDLQEGERVVFSWMIWPDKATADASHDKMMADERMKEWGDGSDMPFDGKRMVFGGFDVLMHKEA, encoded by the coding sequence ATGTACATCCAGGGATTTCTCGTCCCCGTTCCCGCAGACAAGAAAGACGCATACCGCGAGGTTGCGGAAAAGTTCTGGCCGATCGCCCGGGACTATGGCTGCACCGCCCATGTCGAGGCGTGGGAAGCCGACATCAAGGACGGCCAGCACACCGACTTCCGCCGCGCAGTCGACCTGCAGGAGGGCGAAAGGGTCGTCTTCAGCTGGATGATATGGCCCGACAAGGCGACCGCCGATGCCTCGCACGACAAGATGATGGCCGACGAACGGATGAAGGAATGGGGCGACGGCAGCGACATGCCCTTCGACGGCAAGCGCATGGTGTTCGGCGGGTTCGATGTGCTGATGCACAAGGAGGCATGA
- a CDS encoding VOC family protein, with protein sequence MANSPGDFIWYELMCRDADASARFYEGLLGWSVEGQADYREIKAPDGEYVGGILPLSHEMLAGGAMPAWLGYILVADVDQTVTALLDAGGSVLMPARDMESVGRMAMVADPQGAPFYVMTPAPPADRPDAESTAFAKYAPQIGHCAWNELLTADPAAADEFYRGLFGWTKGEALEMGPMGTYQMYNHGDYGLGAMMRKPAEVPVSSWAYYFRVPEIDAAVAYVSANGGQIAVGPMAIPGGDHVLQGFDPQGALFSLIGSKEA encoded by the coding sequence ATGGCCAATTCCCCCGGCGATTTCATCTGGTACGAGCTGATGTGCCGCGACGCGGATGCCTCGGCGCGGTTCTACGAAGGTCTGCTCGGCTGGTCGGTGGAGGGCCAGGCCGACTACCGCGAGATCAAGGCCCCGGATGGCGAATACGTAGGGGGAATCTTGCCGCTCTCTCACGAGATGCTGGCAGGTGGTGCGATGCCGGCCTGGCTCGGCTACATCCTCGTTGCCGATGTCGACCAGACCGTCACGGCGCTGCTCGACGCCGGGGGCAGCGTGTTGATGCCCGCACGTGACATGGAGTCCGTCGGCCGCATGGCCATGGTCGCCGACCCGCAAGGCGCACCGTTTTACGTCATGACGCCCGCCCCGCCTGCCGACCGGCCCGACGCCGAAAGCACCGCCTTCGCGAAATACGCGCCGCAGATCGGCCATTGCGCATGGAACGAGCTGCTGACCGCCGACCCCGCCGCCGCCGACGAATTCTATCGCGGACTGTTCGGCTGGACCAAGGGCGAAGCGCTGGAGATGGGACCGATGGGCACCTACCAGATGTACAACCATGGCGATTACGGGCTCGGCGCGATGATGCGGAAACCGGCCGAAGTGCCGGTGTCGTCGTGGGCGTATTATTTCCGCGTGCCTGAAATCGACGCGGCGGTTGCATATGTGAGCGCCAATGGCGGGCAGATCGCGGTCGGCCCGATGGCAATTCCGGGTGGCGATCACGTGCTCCAGGGCTTCGACCCGCAAGGCGCGCTTTTCTCGCTCATCGGCAGCAAGGAAGCATAG
- a CDS encoding VOC family protein, whose translation MTRTGIATCLWFDGGAKDAADLYCGLFPDSAITRIDTAPSDYPGGKAGDVLTVSFTLLGQPFMGLNGRPKLDNANGFTDAVSFQVFTDTQEETDRYWSALTGDGGGEMACSWCYDRFGVRWQIVPRVLMDALGHDDPMVRARVFGTMQQMIKIDHAAIDAAIAG comes from the coding sequence ATGACCCGAACCGGCATAGCAACCTGCCTGTGGTTCGATGGCGGCGCAAAGGACGCGGCTGACCTTTATTGCGGACTGTTTCCCGACAGCGCCATCACCCGTATCGACACTGCTCCCAGCGACTATCCCGGTGGCAAGGCGGGCGACGTGTTGACGGTCAGTTTCACCCTGCTCGGCCAGCCGTTCATGGGCCTCAATGGTCGTCCCAAGCTGGACAACGCGAACGGCTTTACCGATGCCGTCAGCTTCCAGGTCTTCACCGATACGCAGGAGGAGACCGACCGCTATTGGTCTGCGCTGACCGGCGATGGCGGCGGCGAGATGGCGTGCAGCTGGTGCTACGACAGGTTCGGAGTACGCTGGCAGATCGTCCCGCGCGTGCTGATGGACGCACTCGGCCATGACGATCCGATGGTCCGTGCCCGGGTGTTCGGGACGATGCAGCAAATGATCAAGATCGACCATGCCGCAATCGATGCGGCGATTGCCGGATAG
- a CDS encoding glutathione S-transferase N-terminal domain-containing protein, with the protein MLELHGHLFSSYTWKALIALYANGTEFVFREIDQTVTKFESFTGKARPYRPYFPYGAPDRD; encoded by the coding sequence ATGCTTGAACTGCATGGACACCTGTTCTCATCCTACACCTGGAAAGCGCTGATTGCGCTTTACGCCAACGGGACGGAGTTCGTTTTTCGCGAGATCGACCAAACCGTGACGAAGTTCGAAAGCTTTACCGGCAAGGCCCGCCCTTACCGACCCTATTTCCCCTACGGCGCGCCCGACCGGGACTGA